Genomic DNA from Rana temporaria chromosome 1, aRanTem1.1, whole genome shotgun sequence:
caaagtacaccgcatggtactagggagcagcaacgccacgccaaggctccaattatgttactgtacattcatacaccattcacacggatctgggatcacttctccctggtcctggggatcccttctccaccacaaatgagggtgacacccattTCTGGGCagaaatgtcacccccacattcatacatcattcacaaatataaaacaaatcataatcacagtaataacaacaacaaaaaataaaacactgaaaacaaaaagacacaaaaaatTAACGACGTTGGCGTGACCCCCGCCTATGCcggccacggcccctcaggggagactcataggggggaatcaggggaaggaggagcctcccctggtctctgcccacctgccgacctgccctccaaggccacggctatcctggtgAGGCCAACAttcagggctgccgtattggcctggacctgcctgggtcagggcacacacctcctgacccacgcctgctgtggtggtctgcattTCATTAAAACAGTTTATGAATGCCAGGGAGTATAGCTCACGTCCATCACTGAGTCCttaatggaggccaggctctcctccatccgggCCAAATTCTGGGTGACCTgaccagatggcgggtctgaagggcctggtccctccgcagatttgcgGGCAGAAAGTCTGCCATCCCCCTGGTCttgtgggtggccttcctgcctccagatgaggcttgtggcctgagaGAAGGGGTGCCCcttgggggggagccctgttgggggaggagtgggaggggctacccctgatggaggcctgactgctgccagccacagggggaacatcctccaaatggagaagtacctcattggcactggtgacctcctcctcctcaacctcctccccctcaacctcctcttcctcatcctcctcatgaggtgagctgtggccactcccctccactgaGGACTCCTGGCTTCCTGGGAGTCTTcatcagcctgatgtccgggggatggtgaagactggccagatggccccgcaccctcctgcccatctgtggatgacacaaaccattcacaggttggaggatacacacacttgtcacatattcccttcccccccacacatgctactcgccagatagaaaaaaaaaacgtacctgtcctcacggcctcctcggagtcaaaggcaggcaggcccaccacttgctgcctgtggaagcaTTGGGCCACCGCACGCTTCTCAGCAGTCAGCCTAATGGTGCatgtggtccccctccagtgcccctggaatgtGCTGTTAGCTTGgccagcttcccacggaccaGGCGCCtcagatcgttgatctttttggTGATCCCACTGACGGTCTTCGTCTCACCCCCAACACATTGATATCATCTACAATGTCCTGCAGGATctgcttcttcctggccggggtggcgtcccgactctcagggccatgcaaaaaccgCCCATATAGGGTAATGGCCCTTGTTAGAATTTCCTTCTCCCGCACAGAGAAGTTTAACTTCCTCTTCTTTGGTGCCATCTCAGCACCAAACactcagcacaaacagacagcacaaacagacagcacaaacagacagcacaaacagacagcacaaacagacagcaaaaacagacagcaaaaacagacagcaaaaacagacagcacaaacagacagcacaaacagacagcaaaaacagacagcaaaaacagacagcacaaacagacagcacaaacagacagcacaaacagacagcaaaTACAATCTCCAATAACACTCTGCACTAAGACTTTCCAAGAACACtccgacacaaaccaacaaacagccacagacaacagaacaaaagcaccttgcttcaggaagggaaacacatggatgtacttttgcaatgtaagggcgtatgtctgggcctatttatgcactgggtgtatctcactaagtacgccaggcctagttcctatctcactgattgcgccggggccgagttctgagcatgcgcagtgaggcgcagaacatagtcagcgtcatgcgcgcatgcgcaggtccggctggcccttcatttgcatggggtcacggctcatttcaatggagcacgcccacttccttcccactttcaattaccccgccttacgcctcagaatttacgttacgctggcgcatatttgggcgcaaatactctgtggatacggtacttgcgtctctaagttgagccggcgtaacggaaatgagatgcgctacgccggtctatatatgcgccgctctacgtgaatctagcccatggtgtctgttgatagttctaagaagatttgacatagcagctaaactgtacgacgctgcaatcatccatttccggtcaaatgctcagcccataggctatagaaaaattatattgttggttgactagtaataataattaataaatataattattactagtcatacaacattagaattctactatatcttgtaggtggaacattcgaccggaaaagtatgattacagcgtcgtacagtttcgctgctccgttgaatctactttgaacattcgacagacagtcagacaccataagccttcaatgacatattCAACCTATAattgattttcggacgaatgcaatttccaacgaaaaacgaaatttaCTAAATaacgggagtaactaaataaatgtatttttcgggcgaaaacgaaaatccgaaacaaaatatttcagtgtgcacatgtctaatagtagAAGCAGAACCCCAGGAATGACCTGAGTTTAGTCACATTAGTGGGCTTCGGCCAGGAATTAACGGCTCCCAGCTTCTGGGGGTCTGTGGCCACTCCGTCGGCAGACACGATGTGACCAAGGTAGTTGACCGAGGAATGATAAAACTGGTACTTATCCAGAGACGGCTTCAACCCCTCATCATAGAGTCAtttcaggaccttctccagacGCTCTTCATGCTCTTCCAGGGTCTTCCTGAAGAAGACATCTTCCGGTGATACCTGCTTTCTTCATTTCTGCCAattgttgaatgaatgaatgaatgaatgaataaatgaatgaaaaacttatatagcgcggcacatgcgaactaaatcgcctctgggcgctcgttgttcctgtctctcttgacatcaaaagagcagagttttaatccgtcttctgaaggtcaggtggttttcctccaaccgaatgctggttggtaaagcattccatagtctgggaccttggaaagcaaaccttctttctcctttggacttgtatctggctttgggtaccttgaccagattttggtcggtggatcgcagaacgcgattggaattgtgggcTTCTaacttgtcgcaaagatattgcggagccttcccatggatgcacttatgggtcagacagagtgctttaaaagcaattctgtcctttactggcaaccagtgaagggttctcaatgaaggtgagattgattcccatggtttttttccagtcacaagtctggcggccgtattctgaacgacctgcagatGAGAGATTTtttactttgggagtccgaggtaaagggcatttgcatagtccagtctggagttcacaattgttcccaccacgactgctacgtcttctttgggaataagtctgcatagtaggcacaacagatggtgagatccgctgactactgaccctatttgtgcatccattgtcatgtaggtgtcgaagatgaccccgagacttttgactttggagctaggggtgatgatttggcccagaatgggtggaggtgtccaggttgttgccagttgactcttacgactggcgtgaaacaggagaagttctgttttggaactgttgagtttaagataactcttagtcatccagttttctatcaaagagagccatttctctaaactgagatgatgatcctttttgttgtagatgcgaaaatacagttgcgtgtcgtctgcatatgagtgatagagtagttcttggctactgatgatttcaaagagagggcgaagatagatgttgaagagtaccggtgacaggggggatccttgagggactccacatgataccgtgcgtttttcagaagtgaaaggtcccagtttcactgtttgtgataggttttccaaaaaggaggaaaaccatggtaaatcaccttctgcgactctggctacctcagtCAGCCgcgtcagtaacagtttgtggtctaccgtgtcaaagagttcgcgggggcggtttaaggcgctgttgatagccatagaaaaattatgtttcttggctttgaagatttctttatggtattttcttgttattgccttgtagatgatgaggttttcctctgaagtgcttcttttccaggcggcttccgcccctcttgcttcagtagcgacagctggttgttgaaccagccggacttgttTTTCTGGATGCGGGCTTtgtgtttcggtgctactaagtcggctgactgtaatagggctgcatttatggcatccagtgtatctgaggctgtgcgatgtggatggattgtttttattttatttcccaaggtagatttgaagagttccgaatggagcttcttctgagatctagtccagtgtattGTAACCGCTTAGGTGTTTTTATCAATGGGGGAATTTTGGAatttatgaatttaattgcatggtgatctgtccatggcaatggttcattttccaaaatgcttattttcagattttgtctgaaaatttggtcgagcgtgtgacctgaagcatgtgtgggcccacatactagttgctgtagccctaatccttccaggtgatcaatacaggcgtcggcaacgggatcctgtgaggagttggcccagaggttgaagtccccgagcagcaaaaggtgtttgctgttaagggtataagtggagataaactccgtcaatgatggtagaagctgtgattttggcccgggtggcctgtagcagagaagaatgtggacggtctcctgggggtttgtttgcagttgtagagtaagggtttccatgaatggaagagggttttgaaggactggtttagtgattgcaaggtgaatcttgtggatcaccgttaggcctcctcctctttgccctattctgttgtccgttataatacgatagttttctggcaccagttctgctagaatggtgttacagtcggctgagagccagctttctgtaataaagaggcagtctaagtcGTATTGTagtatgaaatcatggatttctaatctgtgttttactgccgatcctgtgttgatcaaagcacatgatatgtgcttaagcTGGGATGAATGGCTGAAATTTTTGATAGTCGaacgtcgatcgattctcaatagtttctctatttttaaggcctttttggtgacggctggtaatactgtggCGAATcgcctcagaccccaaatggtttctgcagagtatcgcagattagccatagtcgccagtcaccggggggggggggggaaggtgttTAAATGGCGATGGAGGGAAGATTCACTGAATCCTCTCTCctggcttggtccagaggaaggcaaaaaaaccctggccgtgctgagccaatgtgctgcggccggggaaaaaaaattccttcttgATCCCTGAGAGGCGATCGgacaaaaccctggatcaagtactgttggctgtgaaggaggaagagggggtgagaggtgtctctgttgctggggtgtaccaagatggccgccgagacacaggacccaggctggggggctGTCAGCTGGGTGGATTTGCTGGCTGTGCTGAGCTGGATTGGaggaggatgggatcctccaggggTAGGGGGGTATTCTGGGCAATTCTGGGTTGTTTGCTGGGCGTAtgtgcggcgcgccgctaggccgctgCTGAAGCCGCGGTCCTTCCTAAGATGCGGCGGCCACGAATATGACATAGGCTGGCGCGGATGCCAGAGAATCGCGGAAAAGACGCAGAACTGAGCCAGGGAGGTGGCGGGGGGATGCCTCAAATTGTGGGTGGCAGTGTGGGCGACGATGCGGGgtaaaggagagggggagagccgCAGTGTTAGGCCGATGTagcggcttgtcctgaaaagggcGGCCGCCAACGGTTCCAGGGGAGGTGGATAGCCCTGAGAAACAGGGTCCTACCTGCGAAGAAGAGGGGGGCAGTGTGGGCGACGATGCGGGgtaaaggagagggggagagccgCAGTGTTAGGCCGATGTAGCGGCTTGTCGTAGAATTCTCTGTAGAGGAGAGTCACTAGAGCTCCAGTATCCAGGAGGGCCTTGGTATAGATTCCTTCCACTTGGATGGAGACAACCGGAGAGAGGGCCCCACTAGCTTGTCAGGGAATTTATGGGAAGTGGCAGGCTTTCCCTGTTCGGTAGCTTGTATCCGCACTCTTTTCTTGTGGAAGTTCTGATCTGGCTTGAGTCTCTGTTGAGCTTTGTGAGTTTGGTGTGCATTGACTCTCCAACGCCAAGTAGCATGGGTCAAAAGGAGTGGGACACTGGGTCGCTCAGAGGCAACAACAGAAGCCCCCTGCAGAGGTTTGGACTCTCGCTGTGGTTTACCAGCTTCGTTGTGTGTTTTGGAGCTAGCTAATGTAGATGGGCACCCGGTTGACTTCTTCACCGGGGACCTCTGGAGTTTCCTGCCAGCTTTAGGTATTGTGTTTCAGACTTCACTGGGCTTGGGCATACTTGTGGATAATGTCTGACTGTTCTTCAGTTAAAACAAATCACTTGGTTTGCTGGCTTCTGCACCTGAGCAACCGTAGAGCTTAAAAACTTCTTGGGCCCCTCTGATACTTCATCGCTGGGTAGAACAATTGGCTTGGCGGTCAACAGGGCCATCATCTCTATTAGTTGTGACACTTAAGTCTTAAGAAGCTCGACCTGAGGGTCGCCATCAGCTGCACTGACCATCCTGACCCCGACAACAGATTctggctttccttttttttttccagcatcgCCTCTAGATATCTCAACATGCCACCATCTTGCCGGGTTCTTAACAGGAGGGTGATGGGGTCCAAGGGCTGGGCACCCCTCAAGACTTGCTATACTCAGATTTCATCCACCTTCTGAGGGTCTAGACCCTTCTTCAGCAAGATTTGGTGTATAATTGTATCCAAACGTCTCATGTACTCTGACAGCTTCTCTCCCACATTTTGGTAAGTGTGCTCCAACTGGTAAATAAGATCAGAAGCTTTCTCTGTGCACCCAAACACATCTTGCAGAATGTTTAGATAGTCCTGAGCAACACAATTTCGCTTTCTGAGCTTCAAATTGTGGATGGCTGCTGAGGCGGGCCCTTTCAAGCTCTCTGTGATTCTCTGTTTCTTTTGGGTCTCAGGAATGTCCCATTCATCCAAGGCTTGTGTGGCCTGGTCCAGCCACTCTTCAAAACTGTCCTCCCCTGTAGGTACTGGTTGTCTTCCAGAGAAAACCCTGAGCTTCCGATACCCAGTTGCCGAGTATGTTGGAGGGTCTCTCTGACATTTTGAAACAAAGTCTCCCAGGGCAGCAAAGAGTTCTGGTCCAATCGTGGCCAGAGGTGATGGGGAGGGAACTTCTTCTTTATTTGATTCAGCTTGACTGGAGGAGGTAGGGCCCTCCTCTGGAACCTTCATATGGATTACACAAAGCTCCGTCTTGTTAGCCCATTGCACACTGGCACCTTTGAAGTTTTCAGGGATTCCTTGTTTACACTCTAGTAGTGCATAGGTGCCGGAGGTCACACGGTCTGTTTTGACAGCAATCACCCACGCCTTCCTGTCTAGGGATAGTGTCTTCACAGCTTGGCTGATTTGTTCCTCAGCCCAGGCCTCCCCTGGAAGCTCGATCACCACGCTTGATTCCGAGTGGGTGCCTTCCTCCTCACACCACTGGACAGCAGCGGCAGGGTCCATCCTGGCGCTTGTAGGTGAGATGATCGCAGAGAAATGGAATCCCAGatgacgagcccccacgtgtagcaaaCCCCTGAGGGAGctgtttttgtttgttcagtccattACTCTGCCTTttaaccccaatgaactgtcccagcccctctggcaaacctagcaatgtgattaatggaataactcagcaggaattCACAACACAGTTTTTCTTGTAGTTTActtaaagaaaagtaaaattcaggttaacattagtcagccaggacctgtgtaagtacccaggacttggttgaaacagtttaaccacctcaataccgggcactttcacccccttcctgcccaagccatttttcagctttcagcgctgtcacaatttgaatgactattgcgcggtcatgctacactttacccaaattacattttaatcatttattccccacaaatatagctttctattggtggtatttgatcacctctacggtttttattttttttgctataaacaaaagaagagcgagaataaaaaaaaagcaatattttttactttttgctataataaatatccccaaaaatatatataaaaaaaaatgttttcctcagttttggtcaatgcgtattcttctacatatttttggtaaaaaaattgcaataagcgtatattgattggtttgcgcaaaagttataggggatagatttgaagcattttttttttactagtaatgccggtgatcagtgatttttatcgtgactgcgatattgcggcggacacaccggacactttgacactattttgggaccattcacatttatacagcgaacagtgctataaatatgcagtgtgtaaatgtgactggcatggaaggggttaacactagggggagattaaggggttaaatgtgtaacctagtgagtgattctaactgtagggggaggggagtgaatgGGGGAgttgactgatctgtgtccctatgtacattctgacaggatgtggatctctgtgtttactcagttactgggcaatcgcggtgGCAGGGGACATGCATCAGGTTCCCAGTAATGCGGCGGGTGCGCATGTGTGGCAGATGCGCGCGGGTGGTGGgtcgcgcgccccctagcggctttgcaagagaggacatcatatgatgtcctctcaGAACGAGAGTACTATCGTTCCACCATCagcaaagtggttaaagaaaacagtcaggaactctatgcaaacaacaaaagcaataggtaacaatatgtcaCAAATAGGTGCAAAACAAATGGCCCAAATGCACTTCACAGCGCCACAGACCTATGTTGTTTCTGAGCTGACTAAGAAGTCAGTGGGAGTGGATGAACAGAGTCTATAAGAAAAACAAATAacaccatttttttaaaggaTATAAGAATGTAAACAGCTATTTAAAAGTCCAAAAATGAGAAACCTCATAGAAgacacaaaatgcaaaaaaagtatcAAGCTGAAACTGAAAgtccaaatgataaaacagcaCTTTAAAATTGGTTAAATGTCCAACTGCATACAGGCATTTGACGTTGCAACAGAATATTCTACAGTGATGGGTGCTTCTAATAGTAGGTTAGTGATGCATCCTACACCTGCTCCCAGTCTTCACCACAAGTGAGGCACTCTCCCCTTCGGGGTACAAACTCACCAGAAAACGAATAACacaggccttaaagcgggggttccacgGGTTTTCGCTGCACTTGCCCCCTCGGCTCCCGGCCTGGGTCATGTTGTTGGGTGGCCTTCTGGTCTGTGGCACCATGTGCTCCAACGCACACATATCTGTAAGTCACTTTGTCCTATACGGTTTTGCGGGGGGTTTACATTCTTCTCCCCATGCCTGACATAGTTACTTACTTAGATAATTACTTTATTGCAGATGCTTCACATacctgctcctgatgagcgaTTTTAAGCCGCGAAATGCATCGAGCTACTAGCAATATTGTGTATCCAATTACACACCCATTGAGATatgttttttactatttttacaaTTATAGGGACTACAAAGACCATAGATTGCGCAGATTTTACTCTGTATATTGGTTTTATTCCAACTATGAATATGGTGGACCCCCTCATTTTACCATGTGATTAATGTTCAAAATCATGTTCCTACTGGTTATTATCGGGTCAAGGAATTGGCACTACTTACTTGTTTGGTGCCTTCCCTGTATGTATAACTTATGTGTGTAAACATGTTTTTTATGTATCAATAAATCGTTTATTGATCCACCATTGTATTCAATTTGTCACCACGaacttcattcaaagtcccaccacTTCTCTGCAACCTTGCCTTGTTGCAACCTTGCTCCCACTTCGTCAATATGACAGGGATGGAGGCGCATGACTTTACCCAGTCatggcttcatttaaagtcccaatcttccAATCCCCCTCTATGAACAGGCCTTAAACAGTAACAAGAACTCTCACTTGAATATCCATCAGCACTACCAGGGTCAGCGTGGGTTAACGCTCCAtaggaatatataaaaatacaagaaggcaccaaaaatagtgtaatcccgtttttaatatatataaaagagtaatgccctgtacacacgatcggtcaaactgatgagaactgtctgatggatttttccttcagttaaccgatgaagctgattgatggtcagtcgtgcctacacaccatcagttaaaaaaccgaacgtgtcagaatgcggtgacgtaaaacacaacaacgtgctgaaaaaaacaaagttcaatgcttccaagcatgagtcgacttaattctgagcatgcatggatttttaaccgatggacgtgcctacaaacaatcgtttttttctattggttaggtatccatcggttaattttaaaacaagtttcacattttttaaccgatggataaataaccgatggggcctacacacgatcggtttggtctgatgaaaacggtccatcagaccgttctcatcggtttgaccgatcgtgtgtacgcagcataacccTTTAAGCAACAGACCCCCGCTCCAAATGCACGTacattactagtaatggtggcgatcagcgattttttttcggtactgcgacattatggcggacacttcggaaacttttgacacatttttgggaccattgccatttttatagcgatcagtgctataaaaatgcattggattactataaaaatgccactggcagggaaggggttaataggtTTGTGGAAAAAGACATGTAACCATGTCCTTGACTAGGAAAGaattggactttgtaggcacaaccCAATAAAATTAGTAAAGTTTTAATAGAAAAATACGAAATACATGGCAATTGCACTTAatacaaaagaaaacacaaaaaaatgacaataaaagAACCCCAATCTTATCACTCTAATAAAGAACTGCTCCGTAGCCACAGGGCTAGATGTATTTGATACAATGAAAAAGCGCTGGGTGGCGTGATGATTTCAGAGGATGATATTGGATGGATTCTTGTACAATTAAAAattcagctcgacatgtttcgcgacttGACAAacgtcgcttcttcgggagcttctaaATATTAAAAGACAATATAATGTTGTCATTAGATATACAcaaaatacatatatactgttAGAGAAGGCCTATAAGTATAGGCCTGCAAGTGACTAATAGTGCATGTATTTATAACTATTGTACTCACCGAAAAACGGTGTTCATTTAATTTGAGGAGAGGAAAGTTGACATATTGCGTCCCAATGCGACCGtggtcagggaaggggtttacactaggggcgggggaaggggttaagtatgttccctgggtgttttctaactgtagggggggtggactgacatggggaaatgactgatccctgttcatacattgtatgaacagacggtcaggcatttctccccctgacaggaccgggagctgtgtgtttacacacacagctcccgggcctcgctctgtaacgagcgatcgcgggtgcccggcggtgatcgcacccgccgggcacacgagtcgggatcagggacgagcatgcgcccctagtggccgctttgcgaggtgacgtagagctacgtgctctcgcgcaggggagccgacctgccgccgtataactgcatcagctggtcggcaagtccAAAAATGAGAAACCTCATAGAAgacacaaaatgcaaaaaaagtatcAAGCTGAAACTGAAAgtccaaatgataaaacagcaCTTTAAAATTGGTTAAATGTCCAACTGCATACAGGCATTTGAGTGATGAGGTTGCAACAAAATATTCTACAGTGATGGGTGCTTCTAATAGTAGGTTAGTGATGCATCCTAAATGTGGACCTTGACATTAACTGCTTTATCAGTGACTATTTATGTAGCCCCCAATTTATTCATCCTTTAGGTCTAGTACTCCACTTGTCCTTTGTTTCCAATTTTACATTCTTCCtcctattatttattatttattttatctgtgtCATATTGTAATAATACCACAGTGCATATTATTTGTGACTGACGTATTTGGACACAAAGATGTGCTCTTTTATTTGATATATACATTTAGATACGTGGAACTGCTATATGTGTCACATATATGATGtacagtatgggctagattcataaagagttacgccggcgtatcagtagatacgccgtcgtaactctgaatctacgccgtcgtaaatttaagcatattctggaaaccagatatgcttaaattaggctaagatacgagcggtgtaagtctcctacgccgtcgtatcttagggtgcatatttacgctggccgctaggtggcgtttccgttgttttccgtgttgaatatgcaaatgagcaagatacgctgattcacgaacatacgtacgccggtcgcaattagttacgccgtgtACGGAagacgtacgccgtcgtaaagataaagctactccctaggtggcgcagcccatgcaaagtatggacgtcggaacgagcgtatctttttacgttgtttgcgtaagtcgtacgcgaatagggttgtgcgtaagttacgttcacgtcgtaggcagtgtttgacgtatcttaggcattctatccgacgcatgcgcactgggatacgtccacggacggcgcatgcgctgttcgttgataacgtcatttacgtggggtcatgcttaatttccctaaaacacgcccacctctttctcatttgaattaggcgcgcttacgccggaacatttacgctacgccgccgtaacttaggaggcaagtgctttgtgaatacagcacttgcctctctgacttacggcggcgtagcgtatatgcgatacgctacgccgcctcaaagttaagccagtctttctaaatctggctaatagtgtcatTTTTTTACACTTGTTTATTATGGATCTTAAATGATAACTGCAAGTGATTTTATGATTGTTTAATGTCTGTTTTATATTTTAGCTTATTTATTGCTCTGATTTGGTATCTTTGACCCCAGAAGCAATATTTAtagtctatggcccggattcacatacattggcgcatactaatgccggcgtagtgtatcgaatatacgctacgccgacgcagcgcagagaggcaaacacagttttcacaatgcacttgctcccacttgctctcaaatctacgctgggtttcctcggcgtaagccagcttggtggaagtgggcgtgaaccatgctaatgaggcgggaccccatgctaatgatgggccaagcgccatagaagtacttaaaacgaacggcgcatgagcctcccgtggccgcatcccagtgcaactgcctaagatacgtcgaatcactgcctacgacgtgaacgtaacctacaacgtaaaatacgacggctgtgttccctggtccatacctttgcatgagttgcacctcctatatggggaataactttacgccggacgtacgacttacgcaaaccgcatatattat
This window encodes:
- the LOC120913931 gene encoding paraneoplastic antigen Ma1 homolog → MDPAAAVQWCEEEGTHSESSVVIELPGEAWAEEQISQAVKTLSLDRKAWVIAVKTDRVTSGTYALLECKQGIPENFKGASVQWANKTELCVIHMKVPEEGPTSSSQAESNKEEVPSPSPLATIGPELFAALGDFVSKCQRDPPTYSATGYRKLRVFSGRQPVPTGEDSFEEWLDQATQALDEWDIPETQKKQRITESLKGPASAAIHNLKLRKRNCVAQDYLNILQDVFGCTEKASDLIYQLEHTYQNVGEKLSEYMRRLDTIIHQILLKKGLDPQKVDEI